The DNA sequence CCTGTTGTTCCATATCGACCGATTGCATGAACCTATAAAGAGATTATGCAGAATGGGCTGTGTGGAAatgggggagggagaggaatcCACGAGCATAACGAAGAAATATAACGACCGCACGGATGAAACGGCGCACATGCAGAGAGGCAGACGGACAACAGATAGATGGGTAGTGACAGATCACAGTGTAAAAGCTGGATTCAATTATTTATCTCAGCCAAAAGCACATCAATAATTAACCAGTGTCAGAGCCCGACTTGTCTTGTGTGTGAATAAGTTATTTTGCAGTTCCTGTTGAGAGCCTGAGAGAGATGAACTGTCTGGAACGTTTCCTtgagaaaacagaggagtgtTCGACGCTGTGTCTTTAGAAATGTGCTGAAgctcaaatttaaaaacaccttttgtgtttttaaaatgcaacgATCCTCATCACATGGTGCAAATCCTCGTGGTGATTGTGCCTTTTCCTGTGCACGATTCTCCAGCTCACTGACTAACTGGATCAGGCCAATGGAAAGTGGACGGCTGACACACAAGTGCACTTCACTGTGAATTTACAGTTATGCAAAAACACACTtgtgttaaatatatatgttgtataaatatatatatatgtgtgtgtgtagctacaTTAAAAACTGTTGTGGTACGTCTTGTTTAATTGTAGAAATGTGTATCTGctgcattgtgtgtgcgtgtgtgtgtgtgtgtgtgtgtgtgtgtgtgtgtgtgtgtgtgtgtgtgtgtgtgtgtgtgtgtgtgtgtgtgtgtgtgtgttcgtgggGGGGTTGTAATACACAGATGGTCGCTCTCCTGACTTCTCTGTTGGACTCCTGTggaaaaaagtgacaaaaatggTCTTGTACAAAATGAGCGGTAGCATGAACAAACAACCAATAACAATACTCCACCCACCAACCCCCATCCACgcacagagcaaaacaatgtTAACAGGAACTGAGGAACTGCTGTCGTAAAATCTCATAACTTTAAAATGAGGAAAACTCCAAAGGCCGATAAAAGGagataaaaatgataaagataaaacaataaaatactaaaaaagatgtgaaaaggatcaagataaaatacaaagcAAAAGGGGTTAAAGGGAAATCAATCCTGagaaagtaaataagtaaataaatcaataaattagAAAAGTATATATCTGTAAAACAAGTCTAAGATGTATGAATAAATAGAGCGATAAACAAATAAAGGTCTTGAGTTTGCTCAGACTTTATTaaggtgtctttttttttcaattctgAATTCCCAGTATTAACATCCGAGCCTGTCCACTCAGTGGTATCATGGGGTTCGGTGTCggcctcctgtgtgtgtgtgtgagagagagtggacATCTTGAGCAGCACCAGCAGGTCCCAGGCGTCGTGAAGCAGAGGACTCTGGGACATCTCAGCTCCTCATCCTGTGACAGCTGCTTCCACACACTGAGTCAGACACGACCCCAACCGGGTGCATGTTGTAGGTGAATGTATATCTGAAGAGAGCGCTCACGGAAAGTGGGCAAATGCCACAAAATTTGTAAAATACATGCATGAAGAAAAAATGCATGTACTCTCAGGgtttctgcagctttaagaTTAATTTAACACTTCTTAGGATCATAATGAATGAGATTCAATACCTATGTCAAGTACGACAGATACTGGAGTTCCAGAAGTATTTATACTTGAAGTAGCTGAGTCTGGAATAAGTTATCTCACaaactacagagagagagacagtagaTATTCGGTCTTTCTCACAACCAAGCTGAGTGCACATGTGATAACTTCTGACCAGGGGTGTTTATAGACTCAGTTTGAAGGTTTATTTCAACGTGCTAATATCTGTATTGTTAAGAAAGTTTTTAAGAGCTTGCAAAAACCCTGATTCTTTCCAGTGTCTCAAAGTAAAGTGATAACTCTCACAACCTGTTTTAGTTACGTGGTGTTTGTGGGATGAATGAAGAGGAGACTGAGACGCCTGCTCAGAGATGGTTTACTTACACCAGGAGACAGTGTTTGCAACTTTTTAAGCTTTTACAACCCAAAGTCCCCTGAACTGGAAATGTTCCTCATACTCCCAGGAAATCGCCATTCGAGCCACAGTTTCCACGTTATGCAAGTTTTTGTCCCTGATGGAGGTGTACACCAGTGTGTGACCACactctcacctctccctcttcccctctgtcctgtttttttaaatggaaatctACCTTTGACCACTTTAATTCATCAGCAAATAAGGAGCAGCATTTTTTCCAGAAGATGTCCTTGCAGCGTTAGAACAGATCGACAGAAAAGATGCAGGCTAACATCTGCGTTTGACTCACCTCTGGGTCTGTCACTGAAGTGTTGTTAAAACCTGCAgagctttattttaaatgtcaaattctaccttttttatgtatttatcatTGCATCTTGTGTAACATATACATGTCTCTTGATGCATGGATATCTTTGTTAAAACCTTATTTTCTGAACTCTTTGTGTCCTCCTGCAGGCTGATAGAGAAGCGGCAGCCCAATGGAGAAACCATCGAGTTATCAGCGGAGGGCCGTCctgagctggtggaggagaaagagctgCCGGTGGTGGACTGCACCTGCTTTGGTTTGCCCAGGCGCTACATCATCGCCATCCTGTCTGGCCTGGGGTTCTGCATCTCCTTCGGCATCCGGTGCAACCTGGGTGTGGCCATTGTGAGCATGGTCAACGACCACACTGTCTTCAAAGGCAACAAGGAAGTTCTCGTGGTAAGTTTAACATGAGAAATCCAAGCTGTTGTCTTTTCGgcaaatgtgtttgtattgtttttgttttatttttgttcaggACACAATTCATGCcagtaaaagttattttaaagaacttcattttatttatacgAATAGCTTTACAACATATATGTAGAGGCTGAGAGGTGAAAACTGACTCAAAGGTCGGTCTCCAATGAAGTTTATTTGCTGTCCTCATGACTGTTAGTTTTTCATTGTTAAACTCATAAATATGTTTCTTTCTCCAGGCTGCACAGTTCACCTGGGACCCTGAGACAGTGGGGATGATCCATGGCTCCTTCTTCTGGGGCTACATTGTCACACAGATCCCGGGTGGCTTTATATGTCAAAAATTTGCAGCCAACAGgtgaatatttttaaatttaggAAATCTTGTCCAATATGGGCCCAACGACCTTGCTATAAACAGTATTGAGTAGCTTGTTGTTCCAATAATGTCACTGAGTATAGTGCGAATCTCTGCCAAGGTCCATCTGTCcaatttaaacaaacaattcaCTAGAACCAAATTTTGATTTAGATCATCGGCACCAAATTCCAAACACTCAAATCCATTAAGTATTGCAATAATTCatgcagtagtttttgcataatcctgcaaactaacagacaaacacagtaaccagatgaaaacacaacctccttggctgcAGTTGTTACCGTTGAATATTTGATCTGaggcagcttgtgtgtgttttgtgtctttaagAGTGTTCGGCTTTGCCATAGTGGCCACCTCCACCCTCAACATGCTGATTCCATCTGCCGCCCGCTGCCATTACAGCTGTGTCATACTGGTCAGGATATGCCAGGGCCTTGTTGAGGTACAGCGGGTTtctgtgtgcgtatgtgttctgcaggtgtgtgtgtgtgtgctctacCAGTGCGTCCCTGACTGTGTTTCGTCCTTCAGGGTGTATCATACCCAGCCTGCCACGGGATCTGGGCCAAGTGGGCGCCACCACTGGAGAGAAGTCGATTGGCCACAACAGCCTTTTGTGGTTAAGTTTCAACACCGTTTTCGACACATTTAACCAGAATTCAATATCTGTGATCATTGGGGTCTGTGGGTTGGAAAATGAGGTTGTGTAAATATAGAAAGAATCCCAGAAATATCTGTACATTTTAAGAGCTTGAGGTCACGAAACAGATTCAGACGtaaaactagaatggaactcaTTAGAGCAAATTccaccaccaaggcccaacggttaaattcaatgaagctaCACAACATGTCACACACCCATAGATACCAGTTCCCCAAATGTGGCTAATTTtcttaatcaagatccatgacttACTCCCTCGAAAAATGTAAAGTTATGAAAAATAACTCCTGGATCCTCCCCCTGTTTCAAATCTGCAACAAACTTGAATTGGTTTTCTCCTGAccaataccacatccttccactaaggtTTGTGATAATCCCTTCAGAAGTTTTTACTCAATCCGGCTAAACAACAGCGATGAAACCATAACTTCTTCGCCCGAGGTTAGCCACAAGAATTACCTGCTAATTTTAGAGATTAGAAGACATGTGGCTTTATATTACCTGTTTTAAGGCAGACGTTACTTCACGgctacaaatgaaaaataaatgatctgttgttttctctgtgtttgtctcaggATCCTATGCAGGGGCTGTGGTGGCCATGCCTTTAGCTGGGATACTGGTGCAATACACTGGGTGGCCTTCGGTATTCTACGTCTATGGTTAGTATCCTTATACGGAAGCACGTGTTGGTTTACTGCAGTAACATGACTGTTCAGCCAGTAAAATACAAAGATATGACCATTACTAgtatgtttctgtttcattaGAAGCTCAATGACTTAATATATGTGTCAGTTGCATTTACAGAACTAGGTTTTTTTATTGCTATTTATTGCTATAGGTTGAGTcgctttgtttttcatcatctctCACTCTTTGTGTTCCCTCGTGTGTCTGTTGTTTCCTCTTCCAGGCAGCTTTGGGATATTCTGGTATTTGTTCTGGGTCCTGGTGTCGTACGAGAGTCCTGCAGCGCATCCCACCATcacaacagaggagaggaagtacATCGAAGATGCAATCGGAGAGTCTGCATCATTTCTCAACCCTCTGCATGTATGGTTCATGTACAGCCTCGCAGTCAAACACCAAAAAGCTCTTAGAGTGcagatctacacacacacacacacacacacacacacacacacacacacacacacacacacacacacacacacacacacacacacacacacacacacacacctgactctATCATTCACGAGTCAGTGAATCCAAGTGATACCTTTTTCCTTTCGGTGGCAGAAATTTAAAACCCCATGGAGACACTTCTTCACCTCCATGCCAGTCTACGCCATCATTGTGGCCAACTTCTGCAGGAGCTGGACCTTCTACCTGCTGCTCATCAGCCAGCCGGCCTACTTCGAAGAGGTCTTTGGCTTCGAGATCAGCAAGGTGAGACCATATCATCCACATGTAAAGACTTTCACAGCTGTAGAAACTGTAACTGTGCCACACGCACCTGCGCCGCCTGACGGGTCAAAAGTCCAGGTCATAGACTGTGTGTAACagttcatatctgggatattttggcttcatgtctggatactgagaggaagtggagaagtgtcgtccatctttgtagacagaagaaacaagaaacaacCTAAAACTTGTGTTGATGATTATGAAGtggcattattacaatataaaaatataggGTGTGTACAGCGTGCGTGCAGAGTATCGGCCAATGTACCACTGTACTAACAACTTGGCTCAATTAGGTGCTAGTCCCTTGCTCATGGACGCTTAAGCTGgtgttgaagaaaaacatttttgtatttcttttgaCTATGATTGATAATAACTTTTTCcttccagatattttcctctcGTAATTACTAttcttgtctctctctcgccacctctcttctcttttcaggTGGGCATGGTGTCCGCTCTGCCCCATCTGGTGATGACAATCATCGTGCCAATTGGAGGCCAGTTGGCAGACTACCTGAGAACCCACAACCTGATGTCCACCACCAACGTCCGGAAGATGATGAACTGTGGAGGTGAGAGTTGAAGGACGATTAGGAgacgaagaaaaaaaacaatggaaagaaaaaaaacaagaaacctGGCGACAGTGTACGACGAgagcagaaaacagaagaacatCTCAGATTTGTCATCAACTAAAtatctgaatatttttttaGATACTATTCATTTAGAAACATTTTTTCAGTTACTTACTTTTAGCAACTACTGCAACAATATTATATGATTTGTTAAAGAATCAGTTGAAAGAAAAACTAGATATTTGGATGCAACGTATTTACATTCtgtagtaaaagtaaaacataaccAATAGAAAGACGCTGAAATTCGAGGCACTATCATATAACTGTCGTGTCATATCTCAAGTGCAGCAGCTGCTACAACTGGAatcatatgaatatttttttgcaCAACGTATAGGTTGGATCACTCGTGTTTCATGTGCAAATATGAGTGTAAGATTTTCAATATAATTACAATGTACTTACATGGATGGACTAAATgggctgtatttatataatgatTTTTCTAGTTTaattgaccactcaaagtgctttacagtacaagtcgcATTCACACACCAATCATTGACAGAGTATAAAGCTGTAAAGGGATTTCTTAcatttctaaatgtgtgtgtgtggctgtgtttcaGGTTTTGGGATGGAGGCGACCCTCCTGCTGGTGGTGGGATTCTCTCACACTAAAGGTGTTGCCATTTCTTTCCTGGTCCTCGCGGTGGGCTTCAGTGGATTTGCAATCTCAGGTAAGAGAGTTTAATCAGATCTCATCACCTGTGTCACTTTTCATGTCTGAGTTAGTTCAGTTGAATCAACAGTTTTTGAGAGAGATGTTGGAAACTGGGTTGTTGCTCCTGTTTTAGAGGAGCAGTTTGGCATTTGGCAAAACCTTGAGAAATAAAGGATGTGCtcgtttttgtgtgttttcctctttcaggGTTTAATGTCAATCACTTGGACATCGCCCCTCGATACGCCAGCATACTGATGGGCATCTCAAACGGGGTGGGAACATTATCAGGAATGGTGTGTCCTCTCATAGTCGGAGCCATGACCAAACACaaggtacaaacattcactgatATGAACCTAACAATGCAAAGTAAGAAACTTTGAAGTTGTATTcatgttattttgtttaatagTCCATGAGGGAAGATTAAAtcaatcctgtttttttttactttcttccaGACACGTGAGGAGTGGCAGTATGTCTTCCTTATAGCTTCCCTTGTTCATTATGGAGGAGTGATTTTCTATGGTATGACTCCACTTATAAACACAGTGTTACAGTGTCATGTGAGGCAAGTGTAGAAGACCCCAGAAtaaacagtgatttattttttaaacaggaCTCTTTGCATCAGGAGAGAAGCAGCCATGGGCGGACATAGAAGACACCAGCGAAGAGAAGTGTGGCATCATCGACGAGGATGAACTGGCCAATGAGACAGAGGAGCTCTACCGTGGAGGCGGGCAGTACGGGGCCATGAGCCAGCCCGTGGTGGGTTCTAACGGGGGCGGggccggaggaggaggtggaggaggtggaggagccgGACCCGGGTGGGTGTCGGACTGGGATAAGTCTGAGGAGTATGTTCAACCGCCTGGATACAACTCCTACATGTAcggcggagaggaggagagggagctgaCACGGAAGAGCAACGTGAtccaacaaataataaataaataaataaataaaatcaagataaaggaaagaggaagattCTAAGAGTCACTGCAACACTGAATGGACCTGCTGTGTGCTTTTGTACAGTATTTACTACTGCACATATCAAGAGTATGCATCCAATTCattccattgtgtgtgtgtgtgtgagtgtgtgtgcgtgtgtgtgtgtgtgtgtgtgtgtgtgtctgtgtgtttgtgtgtgtgtgtaagcattgCATGAAGGTTTTAGTGGTTaacgttcacaaacacatcCAGTATTCATCTGCAAAAAATCTCCCAGACTTCTTTCCTGCTCCTGGGCTCTTTATGATTGGTCAGGAGCTTTGTTTCCACAACATTGCTGAGgagattctgtgtgtgtgtgtgtgtgtgtgtgtgtgtgtgtgtgtgtgtgtgtgtgtgtgtgtgtgtgtgtgtgtgtgtgtgtgtgtgtgttggtgggcTTTTTGCGTGTACAGCAACTCTCTCAAGCCACTGGAATTGTGTGGCGTTTAAATTTTTATGTGTAAGCCACCATCCTGCTGGT is a window from the Hippoglossus hippoglossus isolate fHipHip1 chromosome 8, fHipHip1.pri, whole genome shotgun sequence genome containing:
- the slc17a7a gene encoding solute carrier family 17 member 7a, with translation MEIRPDRFKAAAGKTLGKIHRLIEKRQPNGETIELSAEGRPELVEEKELPVVDCTCFGLPRRYIIAILSGLGFCISFGIRCNLGVAIVSMVNDHTVFKGNKEVLVAAQFTWDPETVGMIHGSFFWGYIVTQIPGGFICQKFAANRVFGFAIVATSTLNMLIPSAARCHYSCVILVRICQGLVEGVSYPACHGIWAKWAPPLERSRLATTAFCGSYAGAVVAMPLAGILVQYTGWPSVFYVYGSFGIFWYLFWVLVSYESPAAHPTITTEERKYIEDAIGESASFLNPLHKFKTPWRHFFTSMPVYAIIVANFCRSWTFYLLLISQPAYFEEVFGFEISKVGMVSALPHLVMTIIVPIGGQLADYLRTHNLMSTTNVRKMMNCGGFGMEATLLLVVGFSHTKGVAISFLVLAVGFSGFAISGFNVNHLDIAPRYASILMGISNGVGTLSGMVCPLIVGAMTKHKTREEWQYVFLIASLVHYGGVIFYGLFASGEKQPWADIEDTSEEKCGIIDEDELANETEELYRGGGQYGAMSQPVVGSNGGGAGGGGGGGGGAGPGWVSDWDKSEEYVQPPGYNSYMYGGEEERELTRKSNVIQQIINK